A window from Moritella yayanosii encodes these proteins:
- a CDS encoding methyl-accepting chemotaxis protein, translated as MRIRTKIKYRIMIGTLIAIALTAIITISLSYQMTTDIIGHNTAQIDQLNAMLTKILFITIAVGICLLLIAWYFVGVFFSPIQQVTDSLLQFTQGNGNLSLRLEENDYDEAGELAIAFNKFIHKIQNLINDVARSSSELHIDIDTVKTLSQNSAKNVEEQRTRTLQVVTAIEQITVTITEIASNANDVSISTAAGYQETQQGQQVVHNSINTMQQLAVEIEDASSVINSLAQSSKEIGSILEVIKGISEQTNLLALNAAIEAARAGEQGRGFAVVADEVRTLAQRTNESTNQIQKMITQLQNNSAEAVNAIDRGSKRSDDSIKSISDTGEHLNLITENMTTISDLSTLVATATEEQSVVISEINQNVIDINDISDKTAQDSQATAAACERLQQSSLHLERLISQFES; from the coding sequence ATGCGCATACGTACTAAAATTAAATATAGAATAATGATTGGCACTCTTATTGCTATCGCCCTCACCGCCATAATTACCATATCACTCAGTTATCAGATGACAACTGACATTATAGGTCATAATACAGCTCAAATAGACCAACTCAATGCAATGTTAACCAAGATACTCTTTATCACCATCGCAGTGGGTATTTGCCTCCTTCTTATTGCTTGGTACTTTGTTGGTGTATTCTTCAGTCCAATCCAACAAGTGACTGATTCATTACTACAATTTACCCAAGGTAACGGTAATCTGTCATTACGTTTAGAAGAGAATGATTACGATGAAGCAGGCGAATTAGCCATAGCATTCAACAAGTTCATTCATAAAATACAAAATCTTATTAATGACGTAGCAAGGTCGAGTAGTGAATTACATATCGATATTGACACCGTTAAAACCTTAAGCCAAAACAGTGCTAAAAATGTAGAAGAACAACGCACACGCACACTACAAGTTGTTACCGCTATCGAACAAATAACGGTAACAATTACAGAGATAGCAAGCAATGCTAATGATGTTTCAATATCGACCGCGGCGGGCTATCAAGAAACGCAGCAAGGCCAACAAGTAGTTCACAACAGCATCAATACGATGCAGCAACTTGCTGTCGAAATTGAAGATGCCAGTAGTGTGATTAATAGCTTAGCGCAAAGTAGCAAGGAAATAGGATCAATCCTTGAAGTAATTAAAGGTATTTCTGAGCAGACCAATTTGCTGGCCTTAAATGCAGCAATCGAAGCTGCACGCGCCGGAGAACAGGGGCGCGGATTTGCCGTTGTCGCAGATGAAGTACGCACGCTGGCACAACGCACCAATGAATCGACGAATCAAATTCAAAAAATGATCACTCAACTGCAGAACAATTCAGCAGAAGCTGTAAATGCCATCGACCGTGGCAGTAAACGCAGTGATGACAGTATTAAATCCATTTCTGATACGGGTGAACATCTTAACCTTATCACTGAAAATATGACTACTATTTCTGATTTAAGTACGTTAGTAGCGACGGCGACTGAAGAACAATCCGTTGTCATCAGTGAGATAAACCAAAATGTCATCGATATTAACGATATTAGTGATAAAACAGCCCAAGATAGTCAAGCTACGGCTGCTGCTTGTGAGCGATTACAACAATCATCACTCCATTTAGAACGACTTATCTCTCAATTTGAGAGTTAG
- the ribBA gene encoding bifunctional 3,4-dihydroxy-2-butanone-4-phosphate synthase/GTP cyclohydrolase II: MTLSRIEDIIEDIRLGKMVILMDDEDRENEGDLIMAADKVTPEAINFMATHGRGLICLTLTKDRVAKLQLPLMVQDNTAQFSTNFTVSIEAAEGVTTGISATDRAVTILAAVAGDVKPADIVMPGHIFPLAAQDGGVLTRAGHTEAGCDLARLAGCEPAGVIVEILKDDGEMARRPDLEIFAEKHGLKLGTVADLIEYRNSNETTIERVAECKLPTEYGDFDLVTYRDTIDNQVHYALRKGEIVAEQPTLVRVHVQNTMTDILHTDRASKISWTLADAMARIGDDGGVMVILGNEENSVDIIEKVKQFAKEDKGETQPKAKWQGTSRRVGVGSQILADMGVSKMKLLSSDKRYHSLSGFGLEVVEYISK; the protein is encoded by the coding sequence ATGACACTAAGTCGTATTGAAGATATTATTGAAGACATCCGCCTAGGTAAAATGGTTATCTTGATGGATGATGAAGATCGCGAGAATGAAGGCGATCTGATCATGGCGGCCGACAAAGTAACGCCAGAAGCAATTAACTTTATGGCGACGCACGGTCGTGGTTTAATTTGTCTGACCTTAACCAAAGACCGTGTAGCGAAACTGCAACTGCCGTTGATGGTTCAAGACAATACGGCGCAATTTTCCACTAACTTCACCGTTTCGATTGAAGCGGCTGAAGGCGTGACTACCGGTATTTCTGCAACCGACCGTGCGGTGACAATATTAGCTGCCGTTGCCGGTGATGTAAAACCGGCGGATATCGTTATGCCAGGGCATATTTTCCCACTGGCCGCACAAGACGGCGGTGTACTGACTCGCGCGGGTCATACTGAAGCGGGTTGTGATCTTGCCCGTCTTGCGGGTTGTGAGCCAGCAGGTGTGATTGTTGAGATCTTAAAAGATGACGGTGAAATGGCGCGTCGCCCAGATCTGGAAATATTTGCTGAAAAACACGGGCTTAAATTAGGTACAGTGGCTGATTTAATTGAATACCGTAATAGCAATGAAACCACCATCGAGCGTGTCGCTGAATGTAAATTACCAACAGAATACGGTGATTTTGATTTAGTGACTTACCGCGATACCATTGATAACCAAGTGCACTATGCATTACGCAAGGGTGAGATTGTTGCTGAGCAGCCAACATTGGTCCGGGTACATGTACAAAATACCATGACTGATATTTTGCATACCGACCGAGCAAGCAAGATCTCATGGACATTGGCGGATGCAATGGCACGTATCGGTGACGATGGTGGCGTCATGGTTATCTTAGGCAATGAAGAAAACTCCGTCGATATCATTGAAAAAGTGAAACAATTTGCCAAAGAAGATAAAGGCGAAACCCAGCCAAAAGCAAAATGGCAAGGTACGTCACGTCGTGTTGGTGTGGGGTCACAAATTTTAGCGGATATGGGCGTGTCTAAGATGAAGTTATTAAGCTCGGACAAACGTTATCATTCACTATCTGGCTTTGGCTTAGAAGTTGTCGAATATATCTCTAAATAA
- the nusB gene encoding transcription antitermination factor NusB, protein MKPSERSKARQFATQAIYQWQMTQETVANIEHQFVTDQDFSGTDATYFRELILGVSLHHAELDELMSPFLSRPLNDLGLVEKAILRLSTFELLKRQDVPYKVVINESIELAKDFGAEDSHKFVNGVLDKIVSKLQLRLKK, encoded by the coding sequence ATGAAACCTTCGGAACGTAGTAAGGCACGTCAGTTTGCCACACAAGCAATTTATCAATGGCAAATGACACAAGAAACTGTCGCAAATATTGAACACCAATTTGTCACAGATCAAGATTTTAGTGGCACAGATGCAACTTATTTCCGTGAGCTGATATTAGGCGTAAGCTTGCATCATGCTGAACTTGATGAGTTAATGAGTCCATTCCTATCTCGTCCTTTGAATGATTTAGGCTTGGTTGAGAAAGCGATTTTACGTCTTTCTACATTTGAGCTACTAAAGCGTCAAGATGTACCTTATAAAGTTGTGATCAATGAATCTATCGAATTAGCGAAAGACTTTGGCGCTGAAGATAGCCATAAATTCGTTAACGGCGTATTAGATAAAATTGTAAGTAAATTGCAATTACGTTTGAAAAAATAA
- a CDS encoding exodeoxyribonuclease VII small subunit, with protein MAVKKPENMTFEASIAELETIVNSLEQGDCELDNALKQFERGISLTRASSQKLQHAEQQVAILLANGDQQTLAPFNSDSSN; from the coding sequence ATGGCAGTAAAAAAACCAGAAAATATGACGTTCGAGGCGTCAATTGCAGAATTAGAAACAATTGTGAACAGCTTAGAGCAAGGTGATTGCGAACTTGATAATGCGTTAAAGCAATTTGAACGCGGTATTAGTTTAACACGCGCAAGTTCGCAAAAGCTGCAACATGCTGAACAACAAGTAGCAATTTTACTCGCTAACGGTGATCAGCAAACGCTTGCTCCCTTCAACTCTGACAGTAGTAATTAA
- a CDS encoding lipase secretion chaperone: protein MHNIKKSAAIISLFMISASGIYLSDNKKADNKLSGDNSLSGKPTHHITDHIIEPEQQASFTSSMILRKKTNTTVTEIVPLANINMPKSLHNTDPSSLIHTDGDNQLLLNHDIKVLFDYFFSSDGDLSPEELLISMQQYIQQAYPPPAAQQALMLLAKYVDYKQQMQDFHAQNSVLQDLPKLETLNYNDSNTDRSDTLQTVETLMQDRQDMREKIFSRAETDAMFGPEINYDRYMLTIAKLDADLSPTERQQQIAQTAEQYLSEAQRKARKQTFILQNSPPNFRIDGNGECQGNNQDFSTQQISALCDLARKRLARNVANS from the coding sequence ATGCATAACATCAAAAAATCAGCGGCTATTATCAGCCTCTTTATGATCAGTGCCAGCGGGATCTACTTGTCTGATAATAAAAAGGCTGATAACAAATTGTCTGGCGACAATTCATTGAGCGGTAAACCCACACACCATATAACCGACCATATTATCGAACCCGAGCAGCAAGCAAGCTTCACATCATCAATGATATTACGTAAAAAAACCAATACCACAGTCACCGAAATAGTGCCGTTGGCTAACATTAACATGCCAAAATCACTGCATAATACTGACCCAAGTAGCTTGATCCACACAGATGGTGATAACCAGCTGCTCTTAAATCATGATATCAAAGTATTATTTGATTATTTTTTTAGTTCTGATGGTGACTTAAGCCCTGAAGAACTGCTAATCAGCATGCAACAATATATTCAGCAGGCTTACCCACCACCCGCGGCGCAGCAAGCGTTAATGTTATTAGCTAAGTACGTAGATTATAAGCAACAGATGCAAGATTTTCATGCGCAGAACTCGGTACTGCAAGATTTACCCAAGCTGGAAACCCTGAACTATAATGACAGTAATACAGATAGGAGTGATACCTTACAAACCGTTGAAACATTAATGCAAGATCGTCAGGACATGCGAGAAAAAATATTCTCGAGAGCAGAAACGGATGCCATGTTTGGTCCGGAAATTAATTATGATCGATATATGCTAACAATAGCAAAACTCGATGCTGACTTATCACCGACAGAACGTCAACAACAAATAGCACAAACAGCCGAGCAGTACCTCAGTGAAGCGCAGCGAAAAGCGCGTAAGCAAACGTTTATATTGCAAAATTCACCGCCTAATTTTCGCATTGACGGTAATGGCGAATGCCAAGGCAATAACCAAGATTTCAGCACCCAGCAAATTAGCGCATTATGCGATTTAGCCCGAAAAAGGCTGGCGCGCAATGTAGCAAATAGCTGA
- a CDS encoding phosphatidylglycerophosphatase A family protein, which produces MKKDFLSPELQKLNYANPVHLAAVGFGSGLLPKAPGTMGTLVAIPLYLLMTSVFELGLWQYIAIVALASVIGVYICASASKAMGVHDHGAIVWDEIAGYGITMIAAPQGWMWVILGFALFRFFDIVKPGPIGWLDKNTHGGFGIMIDDVLAGIFALLGVQLLSYLML; this is translated from the coding sequence ATGAAAAAAGATTTTTTATCGCCAGAACTACAAAAATTAAACTATGCGAATCCCGTGCATTTAGCGGCGGTTGGGTTTGGTAGTGGTTTGTTGCCAAAAGCGCCAGGCACGATGGGCACGCTTGTGGCTATTCCACTATATTTGCTGATGACGAGCGTCTTCGAGTTGGGCTTATGGCAGTACATTGCTATTGTTGCGTTGGCGTCAGTGATTGGGGTATATATTTGCGCAAGTGCCAGTAAAGCCATGGGCGTGCATGATCACGGTGCCATTGTTTGGGATGAAATAGCCGGTTATGGCATTACCATGATTGCCGCTCCGCAAGGCTGGATGTGGGTGATCTTAGGCTTTGCGCTATTTCGATTTTTTGACATTGTGAAACCAGGACCGATTGGTTGGTTAGATAAAAATACCCACGGTGGTTTTGGTATCATGATTGATGATGTACTGGCGGGTATCTTTGCTTTGTTAGGTGTTCAGCTGCTTTCGTACTTAATGCTGTAA
- the pomA gene encoding flagellar motor protein PomA, producing the protein MDLATLIGLIGSFAFIIMAMVLGGEISMFIDTQSILIVFIGSLFVVLMHFNFGQFLAASKIAVKAFMFKIDKPEDLIEQAVEMADAARKGGFLALEEAEVSNAFMQKGIDLLVDGHDATVVSQTLQKDIKLTTARHKAGIHVFSMIGEVAPAMGMIGTLIGLVAMLSNMDDPKSIGPAMAVALLTTLYGAVFANMIAIPIAGKLKLRSEEEMLNNTLIMDAILAIQEGRNPRVIESLLKNYLHSSKRAISDTDV; encoded by the coding sequence GTGGATTTAGCGACTTTAATAGGATTGATTGGCTCTTTTGCGTTTATTATTATGGCCATGGTGTTGGGCGGCGAAATTAGTATGTTTATAGATACGCAATCGATATTGATTGTGTTTATAGGCTCGTTATTTGTGGTGCTGATGCATTTTAATTTTGGTCAGTTTTTGGCTGCGTCTAAAATTGCAGTAAAAGCATTTATGTTCAAAATAGACAAACCTGAAGATTTAATCGAACAAGCGGTGGAGATGGCTGATGCCGCACGTAAAGGCGGTTTTTTAGCCCTTGAAGAAGCAGAAGTAAGTAACGCATTTATGCAAAAAGGCATCGATTTATTAGTCGATGGCCACGATGCCACTGTGGTCAGTCAGACCTTACAAAAAGACATTAAGCTGACCACTGCTCGTCATAAAGCCGGAATCCACGTATTTAGTATGATTGGTGAAGTTGCCCCTGCAATGGGCATGATTGGTACCTTGATTGGTTTAGTGGCGATGCTATCAAACATGGATGATCCCAAATCAATTGGACCGGCCATGGCGGTTGCTTTGTTAACCACCTTATATGGCGCTGTGTTTGCGAATATGATCGCGATCCCAATTGCCGGTAAATTGAAATTGCGTTCAGAAGAAGAAATGCTGAACAATACCCTGATTATGGATGCAATCTTAGCTATCCAAGAAGGTCGAAACCCAAGAGTAATCGAAAGCTTATTAAAGAATTACCTTCATTCATCAAAACGTGCAATTTCAGATACTGACGTTTAG
- the ribH gene encoding 6,7-dimethyl-8-ribityllumazine synthase, with protein MKFIEGNVPAPEAKIAIVISRFNSFINESLLQGAIDSLKRFGQVSDDNITVIRVPGAVELPLITKRVAATKQFDAIIALGTVIRGGTPHFEFVAGECNKGLAQVAMDYDIPVAFGVLTTDTIEQAIERAGTKAGNKGSEAALSALEMVNVLHQLDVSLEKK; from the coding sequence ATGAAATTTATCGAAGGGAATGTTCCTGCTCCAGAAGCAAAGATTGCAATTGTTATCTCTCGTTTTAACAGCTTCATTAATGAAAGCTTGTTACAAGGTGCTATCGATTCACTGAAACGTTTTGGCCAAGTTAGCGATGACAACATCACTGTTATTCGTGTTCCTGGCGCTGTAGAATTACCGCTGATCACTAAGCGTGTTGCGGCAACCAAACAGTTTGATGCAATTATTGCTTTAGGTACGGTAATTCGTGGTGGTACACCACATTTTGAATTCGTAGCTGGCGAATGTAATAAAGGTCTTGCTCAAGTTGCAATGGACTATGATATTCCTGTCGCATTTGGTGTGTTAACGACTGACACCATTGAGCAAGCAATTGAGCGTGCTGGTACCAAGGCTGGTAATAAAGGGTCGGAGGCTGCTCTAAGTGCACTTGAAATGGTGAATGTTTTGCATCAATTAGATGTATCATTGGAGAAAAAATGA
- the dxs gene encoding 1-deoxy-D-xylulose-5-phosphate synthase: protein MSLDISNYPTLALADIPEELRQLPADRLDDLCDELRSYLLHTVGKSGGHFASGLGVVELTVALHYVYNTPYDKLLWDVGHQAYPHKILTGRRDRMSTIRQKGGLHPFPWRDESEYDHLSVGHSSTSISAALGLAVAADQEDKNRKTVAIIGDGAITGGMAFEALNHAGHIDKDVLVILNDNDMSISANVGAVNKHLAKLLSGVAYSSFRENGKKVLSGIPPIKELARRAEEHLKGMVVPSTLFEEFGFNYIGPIDGHDVNGLVATLRNMRNLKGPQFLHVITKKGKGYAPAEQDQLGYHAVPKFNPEEDTLPVAAPSKPTFSNIFGNWLCDVAATDKKLAAVTPAMGAGSGMIKFSETYPKQYFDVAIAEQHCVTFAAGLAIGGHKPVVAIYSTFLQRGYDQLIHDVAIQDIPVLFAIDRAGLVGADGQTHQGAFDISFMRCIPKMVIMTPSDENECRQMLHTGYQYNGPAAVRYPRGSGTGIDVEQAFTEFEIGKGIVRRQGEKVAILCFGTLMHNAMPAAERLNATVVDMRFAKPLDEALLTEMANSHDILVTIEDGAIMGGAGSGVNEYLMANKLMTPTLNLGLPDKFIHQGTQDEIYAELGLDDVGIEASIKTFITL from the coding sequence ATGAGCTTAGATATTTCGAATTACCCTACATTAGCATTGGCGGACATCCCTGAAGAATTGCGTCAATTACCAGCAGATCGTCTGGATGACTTATGCGATGAACTGCGTAGTTATTTATTACACACAGTCGGTAAAAGTGGCGGTCACTTTGCTTCAGGTTTAGGCGTGGTTGAATTAACCGTTGCCCTGCATTATGTCTATAATACCCCATACGACAAATTGTTATGGGATGTGGGTCATCAAGCCTACCCGCACAAAATTTTAACCGGTCGTCGTGATCGTATGTCTACGATCCGCCAGAAAGGCGGGTTACACCCGTTCCCTTGGCGTGATGAAAGTGAATATGACCACCTCAGTGTCGGTCATTCATCGACCTCAATCAGCGCGGCACTTGGACTTGCGGTTGCCGCCGACCAAGAAGATAAAAACCGTAAAACGGTCGCCATTATTGGTGATGGCGCCATTACTGGTGGTATGGCATTTGAAGCGTTAAACCATGCTGGCCATATCGACAAAGACGTACTGGTTATTTTAAATGATAACGATATGTCTATTTCAGCAAACGTTGGTGCGGTAAACAAACACTTAGCAAAATTATTGTCGGGTGTTGCTTACTCAAGTTTCCGTGAAAACGGTAAAAAAGTACTCTCAGGTATTCCGCCAATTAAAGAACTTGCGCGGCGCGCTGAAGAGCACTTAAAAGGCATGGTCGTACCAAGCACATTATTCGAAGAGTTCGGTTTTAACTATATCGGTCCAATTGACGGTCATGATGTCAATGGCTTGGTGGCCACACTGCGTAATATGCGCAACCTTAAAGGCCCGCAGTTCTTACATGTGATCACCAAAAAAGGCAAAGGTTATGCACCTGCCGAGCAAGATCAGCTGGGTTATCACGCGGTGCCTAAATTCAACCCCGAAGAAGATACATTACCGGTAGCGGCTCCATCAAAACCAACCTTTTCCAATATATTTGGTAATTGGTTATGTGACGTAGCAGCAACCGATAAGAAACTTGCTGCAGTGACACCCGCAATGGGCGCAGGTTCGGGTATGATCAAGTTCTCTGAAACTTATCCCAAGCAATATTTTGATGTCGCGATTGCCGAACAGCACTGTGTGACGTTCGCTGCGGGTCTGGCCATTGGTGGTCATAAACCTGTGGTGGCTATCTACTCTACGTTTTTACAACGTGGTTATGATCAGCTGATCCACGATGTGGCCATTCAGGATATCCCAGTATTATTTGCTATTGATCGTGCTGGTCTAGTGGGGGCAGATGGTCAAACTCACCAAGGTGCGTTTGATATTAGCTTTATGCGCTGTATTCCTAAAATGGTGATCATGACACCAAGTGACGAAAATGAATGTCGTCAAATGCTACATACAGGTTACCAGTATAATGGCCCTGCCGCAGTACGTTACCCACGTGGTAGTGGTACTGGCATCGACGTTGAGCAAGCATTTACTGAATTTGAAATTGGTAAAGGTATCGTTCGTCGTCAAGGTGAGAAAGTCGCGATCTTATGTTTCGGTACTTTAATGCATAACGCGATGCCAGCAGCTGAACGTTTAAATGCAACGGTTGTGGATATGCGCTTTGCGAAACCATTAGATGAAGCATTGTTAACTGAGATGGCGAATAGCCATGATATCTTAGTCACTATCGAAGATGGCGCGATCATGGGTGGTGCCGGTTCTGGTGTGAATGAGTATCTGATGGCGAATAAGTTGATGACACCGACATTAAACTTAGGCCTGCCAGATAAGTTTATTCATCAGGGTACCCAAGATGAGATCTATGCTGAATTAGGTTTAGATGATGTCGGTATTGAAGCGAGTATAAAAACTTTCATTACATTATAA
- the thiL gene encoding thiamine-phosphate kinase, translating to MATGEFDLIGQYFTNKSVLRDDVITGIGDDCAILSVPAGKQLVVTTDTMVSGIHFLGDANPADVAHKLVAVNISDIAAMGGQPAWASLALTLPSFDTEWLSAFSERLHQQLQRYGVSLIGGDTTKGNMTLTLTLQGFVEQGKALPRHGAKAGDLIYCSGTIGDAAAGLKLLIDANNPDNGISENTHEAALMANDKDFLIARHQRPTARVSTGQALVGIASSCIDLSDGLASDLKHILNASSRVCGMALSANIELSALPLSTALQTYVSKARWPQYALAGGDDYELLFTVAAEHKTQLDEVMAEHDLPYTHIGEIVSVAADQPKQIEQPTQQQINYFYDKQLTPLVLQGWDHFQ from the coding sequence ATGGCAACAGGCGAGTTTGATTTAATTGGACAATATTTTACGAATAAATCGGTTCTACGTGACGATGTCATCACTGGGATCGGTGATGACTGTGCCATCTTGTCTGTGCCAGCGGGCAAGCAACTTGTGGTGACCACAGATACCATGGTCAGCGGTATTCACTTTCTTGGTGATGCTAACCCCGCGGATGTAGCACATAAGCTTGTCGCCGTGAACATCAGTGATATAGCGGCAATGGGCGGGCAACCCGCTTGGGCCTCATTAGCATTAACCCTACCGAGTTTTGATACTGAATGGTTAAGTGCATTTAGTGAACGCTTACATCAGCAATTACAGCGTTATGGTGTCAGCCTTATCGGTGGCGATACCACCAAAGGTAATATGACGTTGACGCTCACCTTACAAGGTTTTGTTGAACAAGGTAAAGCGCTGCCAAGGCACGGTGCCAAAGCCGGTGATTTGATTTATTGCAGTGGCACCATTGGTGATGCCGCGGCAGGGTTAAAATTACTTATCGATGCCAATAACCCTGATAACGGTATCTCTGAAAACACCCATGAAGCAGCATTAATGGCTAACGATAAAGATTTTCTTATCGCGCGTCATCAGCGTCCGACTGCGCGAGTCAGCACCGGTCAAGCCTTGGTAGGTATTGCCAGCAGCTGTATCGATCTCTCTGATGGGCTAGCGTCAGATTTAAAACATATACTTAACGCATCAAGTCGTGTGTGTGGTATGGCGCTATCGGCAAATATTGAACTCTCGGCATTACCGCTATCAACCGCATTGCAAACTTATGTAAGTAAAGCACGATGGCCACAGTATGCACTTGCTGGTGGTGATGATTATGAATTACTATTTACCGTAGCAGCAGAGCATAAAACGCAATTAGACGAAGTAATGGCTGAGCATGATTTACCTTATACGCATATTGGTGAGATAGTCAGTGTGGCGGCTGATCAACCTAAACAAATAGAGCAACCGACACAACAACAAATTAACTATTTTTATGATAAGCAATTAACGCCGCTCGTTTTACAAGGATGGGACCACTTCCAATGA
- a CDS encoding flagellar motor protein MotB, with product MSDECDCPPPGLPAWMATFADLMSLLMCFFILLLSFSEMDVVKFKQIAGSMQHAFGVQNQIEVKDIPKGTTVIAQEFRPGRPDPTPIETIMQHTIDNSEAELDFKDGEDQNAGGKNKREDDSNGGKSPATSTRDNTPTQNVEVTDDISELIKALAEALKAEIDSGGVEVENLGQQIIIRINEKGSFPSGSAFLQPRFRPVIQKIAQLLATIPGIITVAGHTGKEKLYSELYRSKWDLSSQRAVSVAHEMLKVKEFNENRLIVQGMADTQPLTDDENELRRNRRVEISIMQGKAKLSAPISVMTDN from the coding sequence ATGTCTGATGAATGTGATTGCCCACCTCCGGGGCTTCCCGCGTGGATGGCAACATTTGCCGATTTAATGAGCCTGTTAATGTGCTTTTTTATATTATTACTATCATTTTCTGAAATGGACGTGGTTAAGTTTAAGCAAATCGCGGGTTCGATGCAGCATGCTTTTGGTGTACAAAATCAGATTGAGGTAAAAGATATTCCTAAGGGTACAACTGTTATCGCGCAAGAGTTTCGCCCTGGTCGACCTGATCCGACGCCGATTGAAACGATAATGCAGCACACCATTGATAACAGCGAAGCTGAGTTAGATTTTAAAGATGGTGAAGATCAAAATGCCGGTGGTAAGAATAAACGCGAAGACGACAGTAATGGCGGTAAATCACCAGCAACCTCCACACGTGATAATACCCCAACACAAAATGTCGAAGTGACGGACGATATTAGTGAGTTAATTAAAGCGTTAGCTGAAGCATTAAAAGCAGAAATAGACAGTGGTGGTGTTGAAGTGGAAAATTTGGGCCAGCAAATCATTATTCGCATTAATGAAAAGGGCTCATTCCCTTCGGGATCAGCATTTTTACAACCGCGTTTTCGTCCCGTTATCCAAAAAATAGCCCAGTTATTAGCGACGATACCGGGGATTATTACAGTTGCGGGCCATACCGGTAAAGAAAAGTTATATTCTGAGCTTTATCGGTCGAAATGGGATTTGTCGAGCCAACGTGCCGTTTCTGTTGCCCATGAGATGTTAAAGGTTAAAGAGTTTAATGAGAACCGCTTAATTGTGCAAGGCATGGCAGATACCCAACCGCTAACCGATGACGAAAATGAATTACGCCGTAACCGCCGTGTTGAAATTAGCATAATGCAGGGTAAAGCGAAATTATCAGCACCGATAAGTGTGATGACTGATAACTAG
- the ispA gene encoding (2E,6E)-farnesyl diphosphate synthase: MQLSNSITQYQGRINDYLQQQINLLPTHDTQLAAAMEYGLLQGGKRIRPVIVYAVGDMLGVSLRNLDGPAAAIESIHAYSLIHDDLPAMDDDNLRRGQPTCHIKFDHATAILAGDALQPFAFEILLDCALAPAAEKNRLAMLKSLTQASGYRGMCGGQAMDLAATDKQISLTQLETIHNNKTGALINCAAKLGCLASPHCSVELLASLDQWSNAIGLAFQVQDDILDIISDTETLGKPQGSDVELNKSTYPALLGLAGARDKAQALYQQAIFALETIPHDTTSLALFTQYIIERNK; this comes from the coding sequence GTGCAGCTTTCAAACTCGATCACCCAATATCAGGGTCGTATCAATGACTATTTGCAGCAGCAAATAAACTTGCTACCAACACATGACACCCAACTTGCCGCAGCAATGGAATATGGTCTATTACAGGGCGGGAAACGTATTCGCCCAGTGATCGTTTATGCCGTAGGTGACATGCTCGGTGTGAGCCTGCGCAACCTTGATGGCCCCGCCGCCGCAATCGAATCAATTCATGCATATTCATTAATTCATGATGATTTACCGGCGATGGATGATGACAATTTACGCCGCGGTCAGCCAACTTGTCACATTAAATTTGATCATGCTACCGCTATCTTGGCGGGTGATGCTCTGCAACCTTTTGCGTTTGAAATACTACTCGATTGTGCGCTTGCGCCAGCAGCCGAAAAAAATCGTTTAGCCATGTTGAAATCACTCACCCAAGCCAGTGGCTATCGCGGAATGTGTGGTGGTCAAGCAATGGATTTAGCCGCGACCGATAAACAGATCTCGCTGACCCAACTTGAAACTATCCACAATAATAAAACCGGTGCATTAATCAATTGCGCAGCTAAACTGGGGTGCCTGGCATCACCCCATTGTTCGGTTGAATTATTAGCCTCTCTGGATCAATGGTCAAATGCCATTGGTTTAGCATTCCAAGTACAAGATGACATTCTCGATATAATCAGTGATACTGAAACGCTCGGTAAACCTCAAGGCTCAGATGTTGAATTAAATAAATCAACATACCCGGCATTACTCGGTTTAGCTGGGGCACGAGACAAAGCCCAGGCCCTGTATCAACAAGCGATATTCGCCTTAGAAACAATTCCGCATGATACGACCTCTCTCGCTTTATTTACGCAGTACATCATCGAGCGAAATAAGTAA